A single genomic interval of Cucumis sativus cultivar 9930 chromosome 5, Cucumber_9930_V3, whole genome shotgun sequence harbors:
- the LOC101219986 gene encoding IRK-interacting protein, whose amino-acid sequence MAAPSPTSFISSSHFTPIQECDREEREDTSATAAGGCTDRGTSPKHYPTPLNRNKNGKSQTIKKRSESESDSVSSSDGPVSCNRCRPHAREKISVVPLDNNNGVNKQTYFSMASPNGIFKSLISSLTRKSPKSINESSALTAREEQWRAAVTELSQKLVQATRKRDEAVMEASRLKYAMAELEKKLDKLETYCHSLKSGIEECSGNSPCQIGKYNQIQSFQQSNQKQVIEHFLVSVSESRSSIRLLSRSLTLQLRHVGAKVYERISVLLQPYDIKTSFSKNPRSMLFYLEALLNQAFFEDFESIGFQKNASTQVLNPIERCEANFECFNFLHELTWEEVLSKGTKHFSEDFSRFCDRKMSEIVAMLGWNRAWPEPLLQAFFSASKSVWLLHLLANSVHPNLPIFRVEKEADFDSVYMEDMGGDKARKLIPSLVRIMIAPGFYVYGSVVKCKVLCRYNAATATATATATATASAVTAAALSP is encoded by the exons ATGGCTGCTCCTTCACCCACttccttcatttcttcttcccatttcACGCCG ATTCAAGAATGCGACAGAGAAGAGCGGGAGGATACCTCAGCCACCGCCGCCGGTGGATGTACGGACCGGGGAACTAGTCCGAAGCATTACCCGACGCCCTTGAATCGGAACAAGAATGGGAAATCACAGACGATTAAGAAACGGTCTGAGTCCGAGTCTGATTCCGTCTCCAGTTCTGATGGCCCGGTGTCGTGTAACCGGTGTCGTCCTCACGCGCGGGAGAAGATCTCTGTCGTTCCCTTGGATAACAACAATGGTGTTAATAAACAAACGTATTTTTCCATGGCGAGTCCGAATGGTATTTTCAAATCGCTAATTTCTTCGTTAACGCGTAAGAGTCCGAAATCGATTAATGAATCTTCGGCTCTAACGGCTCGAGAGGAGCAATGGAGAGCTGCCGTGACGGAGTTGTCGCAGAAGCTAGTTCAGGCGACAAGGAAGAGAGATGAGGCTGTTATGGAAGCTTCTAGATTAAAATACGCCATGGCTGAACTGGAGAAGAAACTGGACAAACTCGAGACGTATTGCCATAGTTTGAAATCCGGGATCGAAGAATGTAGCGGTAATTCGCCTTGCCAAATTGGGAAGTATAATCAAATTCAGAGTTTTCAACAGAGTAATCAGAAGCAAGTAATAGAACATTTCTTAGTTTCAGTATCGGAGTCTCGATCTTCGATTCGTCTTCTTAGTCGTTCACTCACTCTGCAACTCCGTCACGTCGGAGCCAAAGTATACGAACGAATTTCCGTTCTTCTTCAACCTTACGATATCAAAACCTCGTTCTCCAAAAACCCCAGAAGCATGCTTTTCTACCTTGAAGCTCTACTTAACCAAGCTTTCTTCGAGGATTTCGAATCAATTGGGTTTCAAAAGAACGCATCGACTCAAGTTCTAAATCCAATCGAAAGATGCGAAGCAAATTTCGaatgtttcaattttctccATGAATTAACCTGGGAGGAGGTTCTAAGCAAAGGCACAAAGCATTTCAGCGAGGATTTCAGCCGGTTTTGCGACCGGAAAATGAGCGAGATCGTGGCGATGCTGGGATGGAACAGAGCCTGGCCGGAGCCACTGCTGCAGGCGTTCTTCAGCGCGTCGAAGAGCGTGTGGCTTCTGCACCTGCTGGCGAACTCCGTCCATCCAAATCTACCGATTTTCAGAGTGGAGAAAGAAGCCGATTTCGATTCCGTTTACATGGAGGACATGGGCGGGGACAAGGCAAGAAAGCTGATACCGTCGTTGGTCAGAATAATGATTGCCCCTGGTTTCTATGTTTACGGCAGTGTAGTTAAATGCAAGGTGTTGTGCAGGTATAACGCCGCGACCGCCACCGCCACCGCCACCGCCACCGCCACCGCGTCCGCCGTAACCGCCGCCGCATTGTCACCTTAA